Proteins from a genomic interval of Diaphorobacter sp. HDW4A:
- a CDS encoding long-chain fatty acid--CoA ligase: MSDRHFAHWPAHLERHLEVPEQHLATLIEASAERYPDKPAMVFYDSAITYAQLMDDVERMAGHLQHACGVNRGDRVLLFMQNSPQFVIGYHAILRADAVVVPVNPMNLTEELRHYVSDAGARTIILSQDLLTQALPLLDADAPELLHHAVVATYSDYLSRATDLNIPTFLTESKRPGLHPSASAWTDALAANRRPSPCTASPDELAVMPYTSGTTGQPKGCIHTHRSVMYNTVASARWMDTRPNAVVLSVMPMFHVTGMEGGMNTILHLGATMVILPRWDHEVAAQLIERYRVTSTLLIVSMVVDLLASPRLDEFDLCSLQRLSGGGAAMPEAVAARLKSLCGIDYIEGYGMTETMAATHINPPSRPLKQCLGIPIFDVDARVVDPDTLQELPPGETGEIIVHGPQIMQGYWRQPEATARAFVTVQGKRFLRTGDLARTDEDGYFHLVDRLKRMINASGYKVWPAEVEALIYAHPAIQEVCVIGSRDARRGETVKAVVVLRDAFKGQVEEQDIIDWSREHMAAYKSPRLVQFVDRLPKSGTGKVQWRALQEQEFVPNQTPAA; encoded by the coding sequence ATGTCGGATCGCCACTTCGCTCATTGGCCCGCGCATCTGGAACGCCATCTCGAGGTTCCCGAACAGCATTTGGCAACGCTCATTGAAGCCTCCGCCGAGCGGTATCCAGACAAGCCCGCCATGGTGTTCTACGACTCGGCCATCACCTATGCGCAGTTGATGGACGATGTCGAGCGCATGGCCGGTCACCTGCAACACGCGTGCGGCGTGAACCGCGGAGATCGCGTGCTGCTGTTCATGCAGAACAGCCCACAGTTCGTGATCGGCTACCACGCCATCCTCCGCGCCGACGCCGTGGTCGTACCCGTCAATCCGATGAACCTCACCGAAGAGCTCAGGCACTATGTGAGCGATGCTGGCGCACGCACCATCATCCTGTCGCAAGACCTGCTCACGCAGGCGCTGCCACTGCTGGATGCCGATGCGCCTGAACTGCTTCACCATGCCGTGGTGGCGACCTACAGCGACTACCTGAGCCGCGCAACGGATCTGAACATTCCGACCTTCTTAACCGAAAGCAAGCGACCCGGCCTCCACCCCAGCGCAAGCGCATGGACCGATGCGCTTGCCGCCAACCGCAGGCCCAGCCCATGCACCGCCAGCCCCGATGAACTGGCCGTCATGCCCTACACATCAGGCACCACGGGGCAGCCCAAGGGCTGCATACACACCCATCGCAGTGTGATGTACAACACGGTAGCCAGCGCCCGCTGGATGGATACGAGGCCGAACGCCGTCGTGCTCTCGGTGATGCCGATGTTCCACGTCACCGGCATGGAAGGAGGCATGAACACCATTCTGCATCTCGGTGCCACGATGGTCATTCTTCCGCGTTGGGACCACGAGGTGGCCGCGCAGCTCATAGAGCGTTACCGGGTGACCAGCACACTCTTGATCGTCTCAATGGTGGTGGACCTGCTCGCAAGCCCGCGCCTCGACGAATTTGACCTCTGCAGCCTACAGCGCCTGAGCGGCGGCGGCGCGGCCATGCCCGAGGCGGTGGCCGCGCGCCTCAAGTCGCTCTGCGGCATAGACTACATCGAGGGCTACGGCATGACCGAGACCATGGCGGCCACGCACATCAACCCACCGTCAAGACCGCTCAAGCAATGCCTCGGCATTCCGATCTTCGACGTCGACGCCCGCGTGGTCGATCCCGACACGCTGCAGGAACTGCCACCGGGCGAGACCGGCGAAATCATCGTGCACGGCCCACAGATCATGCAGGGCTACTGGCGTCAGCCCGAGGCCACCGCGCGCGCCTTCGTCACCGTGCAGGGCAAGCGCTTTCTGCGCACCGGCGATCTCGCGCGAACCGACGAGGACGGCTACTTCCATCTCGTCGACCGGCTCAAGCGGATGATCAATGCCTCGGGTTACAAGGTCTGGCCCGCCGAGGTGGAAGCGCTGATCTATGCCCACCCCGCGATCCAAGAGGTCTGCGTGATCGGATCGCGCGATGCGCGGCGCGGCGAAACCGTGAAGGCCGTCGTGGTGCTGCGCGACGCGTTCAAGGGACAGGTCGAAGAGCAGGACATCATCGACTGGAGCCGGGAACACATGGCCGCGTACAAGAGCCCGCGACTCGTGCAGTTCGTGGATAGGCTGCCGAAATCCGGCACCGGCAAGGTGCAATGGCGGGCACTGCAAGAACAGGAATTCGTGCCGAATCAAACGCCCGCAGCCTGA
- a CDS encoding IclR family transcriptional regulator — MPQPTSHSEHTVDAQSDRRYVTALSRGLELLSCFRSGDKLLGNHDIARRCQLPKSTVSRLTYTLTALGYLRYVPRENKYRLGSASLALGSAMLFGLAVRQQARPLMQRLAAFTQSEVALATRDRHTMIYIEHCPSPKPHPRAQTLETGARVPLATTAIGRAWLAACPAHERNEAIAYLQNHATAQWQSLNHAQADERTAGGEAAQSIVSHSFGDWMPQVNGIAVAFDPGRGLPLMAMSCGGPHHDLPPSVLIDRAQPELLRVVQRLQSRFRQP, encoded by the coding sequence ATGCCGCAACCGACCAGCCACTCGGAGCACACCGTTGACGCACAATCCGACCGCCGATATGTCACCGCGCTCTCTCGTGGACTTGAGCTGCTGTCGTGCTTTCGCTCCGGCGACAAACTACTCGGCAACCACGACATCGCCAGGCGCTGCCAGCTTCCCAAATCCACAGTATCGCGCCTGACCTACACGCTGACGGCCTTGGGCTATCTGCGCTACGTACCGCGCGAGAACAAATATCGATTGGGCTCCGCCAGCCTCGCGCTCGGCAGCGCCATGCTGTTTGGCCTGGCCGTCCGGCAACAGGCCCGGCCGCTGATGCAGCGACTGGCCGCATTCACGCAGTCTGAGGTCGCACTGGCCACGCGCGACCGGCACACGATGATCTACATCGAGCATTGCCCCAGCCCGAAGCCTCATCCCCGCGCGCAGACGCTGGAGACAGGCGCTCGTGTGCCACTGGCGACCACAGCCATTGGCCGCGCCTGGCTCGCTGCGTGCCCGGCACATGAGCGCAACGAGGCCATCGCCTATCTGCAAAACCATGCAACCGCGCAGTGGCAATCGCTGAATCACGCACAAGCGGATGAGCGTACGGCAGGCGGCGAAGCAGCGCAGTCCATCGTCAGCCATTCATTCGGCGACTGGATGCCACAGGTAAACGGAATCGCCGTGGCTTTCGATCCGGGGCGCGGCCTTCCGTTGATGGCAATGAGCTGCGGCGGCCCCCACCATGACCTGCCGCCCAGCGTGCTGATCGACCGCGCCCAACCCGAGCTGCTGCGCGTCGTGCAACGCCTGCAAAGCCGCTTCCGTCAGCCGTGA
- a CDS encoding TIGR00730 family Rossman fold protein — translation MPSTNKKPAPAFSICVYLGSRPGENPAFTQSAIQVGSWIGEHGGQLVYGGGRSGLMGTVAEATRKAGGRVVGVIPKALVDKELANQHCDELHIVDNMHERKAMMAERSDAFVALPGGIGTFEELFEIWTWRQLGYHDKPIGLLNVDGYYDGMLGFLETSVKSGFMGEWQMDLITAHTDHDALLRKLVQEAGNNMSQIPLRTVI, via the coding sequence ATGCCATCCACTAACAAGAAACCAGCCCCCGCGTTCTCGATCTGCGTCTATCTCGGCTCGCGCCCGGGTGAGAACCCCGCGTTCACCCAGTCTGCCATCCAAGTCGGCTCCTGGATCGGCGAGCATGGCGGACAGCTTGTCTACGGCGGCGGCCGCAGCGGCCTGATGGGTACGGTCGCCGAAGCCACGCGCAAAGCGGGCGGGCGCGTCGTCGGCGTGATTCCCAAGGCCCTCGTTGACAAGGAACTGGCCAACCAGCACTGCGACGAGTTGCACATCGTCGACAACATGCACGAGCGCAAGGCCATGATGGCCGAGCGCAGCGACGCCTTCGTCGCCCTTCCCGGCGGCATCGGCACGTTCGAGGAGCTGTTCGAGATCTGGACTTGGCGCCAGCTCGGCTACCACGACAAGCCCATCGGCCTGCTCAACGTGGACGGCTACTACGACGGCATGCTGGGCTTTCTGGAAACCAGCGTCAAATCCGGCTTCATGGGCGAATGGCAGATGGACCTGATCACCGCCCACACCGACCACGACGCGCTACTGCGCAAGCTCGTGCAGGAAGCAGGCAACAACATGTCGCAGATCCCTCTGCGTACTGTGATCTGA
- a CDS encoding diacylglycerol kinase, producing the protein MAHPLPPSPAPHPHKARTGLNRWIHAFGYSMQGLKAGWSEKAFRSEACLAIIMIPAAFWLGSTWIEVALLAGSVLLVLIVELLNTGIEAAIDRIGPELHDLSKRAKDMGSAAVLLSLLLCGGIWLAALYQRFAHAIH; encoded by the coding sequence ATGGCCCATCCACTTCCGCCCTCGCCTGCTCCACATCCACACAAGGCCCGCACGGGTCTCAACCGCTGGATTCATGCTTTCGGCTATTCGATGCAAGGCCTCAAGGCGGGCTGGAGTGAAAAGGCGTTCCGCTCGGAGGCCTGCCTAGCGATCATCATGATTCCGGCAGCCTTCTGGCTCGGCAGCACGTGGATCGAGGTCGCCCTGCTCGCCGGCTCCGTGCTGCTGGTGTTGATCGTCGAGTTGCTCAACACGGGCATCGAGGCGGCCATCGACCGCATCGGCCCGGAGTTGCACGATCTTTCCAAGCGCGCGAAGGACATGGGAAGCGCCGCTGTGCTGCTCTCCCTGCTGCTGTGCGGCGGCATCTGGCTCGCCGCACTCTATCAAAGGTTTGCCCATGCCATCCACTAA
- a CDS encoding RDD family protein, giving the protein MSSPLPPGPITRPDSPTDLPPNSEGMTPSLRRRMACWLYEGMLMFGVVFISGYLFSALTQTRNALDNRHELQAFLFVIFGIYFVWFWAKGQTLAMKTWNIRVVDSQGRSISQLRALRRYVLSWLWFLPPLLISWAAKLSAAEALVILGGWIAIWALLSRFHPERQFWHDAWAGTRLVHSAPLTRNRSAKS; this is encoded by the coding sequence ATGAGTTCTCCGCTTCCTCCTGGCCCCATCACCCGCCCAGACTCACCGACGGATCTGCCCCCCAACTCGGAAGGCATGACACCTTCGCTGCGTCGTCGCATGGCCTGCTGGCTGTACGAAGGCATGTTGATGTTCGGCGTAGTGTTCATCTCGGGCTATCTGTTCAGCGCCCTCACCCAGACCCGCAACGCCCTCGACAACCGCCACGAGCTGCAGGCATTTCTGTTCGTGATCTTCGGGATTTACTTCGTGTGGTTCTGGGCCAAGGGCCAGACGCTCGCCATGAAGACCTGGAACATCCGCGTGGTCGATTCGCAAGGCCGCTCCATCAGCCAGCTGCGAGCGCTCAGGCGATACGTGCTGTCATGGCTCTGGTTTCTGCCGCCGCTGCTCATCAGTTGGGCAGCCAAGCTCAGCGCCGCCGAAGCCTTGGTCATTCTCGGTGGCTGGATCGCCATCTGGGCACTGCTCAGCCGCTTTCACCCCGAGCGCCAGTTCTGGCACGACGCATGGGCGGGCACGCGCCTCGTCCATTCGGCACCGCTGACACGCAATCGCAGCGCGAAGTCCTGA
- a CDS encoding DUF3106 domain-containing protein produces the protein MQRLAPDVPDRSKPSRAAAIAGLLALACLTFGAWKAVTYLDIAPTISTPDEALPSKRSNIRSSSTTARAPAPITQGGPMWGELSSSQKDALSPLATRWNQLTEGQKRHWLTLASNFDSLSEQEQAKMLSRMTEWANLSAQQRSQARLNFAATNRLSPDDKLAQWEAYQALSEEEKKQLASKAARKPFGAAVVVKSPPSKKLVRIPAATTVAPNQPNPPKIPPMADYHVPHVFPPPAAPLPSTPMTVETAPVQGSSATAQPLPPLNPASAPDTEEKVDLRDVTSVNSPQ, from the coding sequence ATGCAGAGATTGGCGCCAGACGTACCCGACCGTTCCAAACCAAGCCGTGCAGCCGCCATCGCGGGGCTGCTGGCTTTGGCATGCCTGACATTTGGCGCATGGAAAGCCGTCACCTATCTGGACATCGCGCCCACTATCTCGACGCCGGATGAGGCCCTGCCCTCCAAGCGCTCCAACATCCGCTCCAGCTCGACCACGGCTCGTGCGCCAGCACCCATCACTCAGGGTGGCCCCATGTGGGGCGAACTCTCGAGCTCCCAGAAAGACGCCCTCTCGCCACTGGCCACACGCTGGAACCAGCTGACGGAGGGCCAGAAGCGCCACTGGTTGACACTCGCGTCGAACTTCGACTCCCTCAGCGAGCAGGAGCAGGCCAAGATGCTCAGCCGCATGACCGAATGGGCCAACCTCAGCGCGCAGCAGCGCAGCCAGGCCCGTCTGAACTTTGCCGCCACCAATCGCCTGTCGCCCGACGACAAACTCGCACAGTGGGAGGCCTATCAAGCCCTGAGCGAGGAAGAGAAGAAACAACTCGCCTCCAAGGCCGCGCGAAAGCCCTTCGGCGCAGCCGTAGTGGTCAAATCGCCCCCATCCAAGAAGCTGGTACGCATTCCGGCCGCTACGACTGTTGCGCCAAATCAACCCAACCCGCCCAAGATCCCGCCTATGGCGGACTACCATGTGCCGCATGTGTTTCCTCCGCCAGCGGCACCGCTGCCCAGCACCCCGATGACGGTCGAAACAGCACCGGTTCAGGGCTCGTCGGCAACCGCACAACCCCTGCCACCATTGAACCCGGCCTCGGCCCCGGACACCGAGGAAAAGGTGGATCTGCGGGATGTCACCTCGGTCAATTCACCTCAGTAA
- a CDS encoding DUF3619 family protein, with protein MNRHISENSNSTAADRFALRVVARLDQGSNELAYDIAERLRAGRMQALDKRKRPAVVAQRPVVAEPVVLGVGHTATMGGGWGSEGGNWWRALVSAIPVAALLVGLFVVGVNQNEAGANEIAEVDAALLTDDLPPEAYTDPGFLQYLKTSQHKP; from the coding sequence ATGAACCGCCATATCTCTGAAAATTCGAACAGCACAGCGGCAGACCGTTTCGCCCTTCGGGTGGTGGCCCGCCTCGACCAAGGTAGCAACGAGCTTGCCTACGACATCGCTGAGCGACTGCGCGCAGGCCGCATGCAGGCGCTGGACAAGCGCAAGCGTCCGGCCGTCGTGGCGCAACGTCCCGTGGTGGCCGAGCCCGTCGTTCTGGGAGTCGGTCACACGGCCACCATGGGTGGCGGCTGGGGCAGTGAAGGCGGCAACTGGTGGCGTGCACTGGTGTCGGCCATCCCTGTCGCAGCACTGCTCGTGGGCCTGTTTGTCGTGGGCGTGAATCAGAATGAAGCCGGCGCGAATGAAATTGCCGAGGTGGATGCTGCCCTTCTCACCGATGACCTGCCTCCAGAGGCCTATACTGACCCCGGTTTTCTGCAATACCTGAAAACATCCCAACACAAACCTTGA
- a CDS encoding RNA polymerase sigma factor: protein MASEQELSDFLKSVDKRAFKRTVYHVRDEEAALDIVQDSMIKLAEHYGDKPINELPMLFQRILSNSTLDWFRRQKTRNALFTSLSDFESSSDDAGDFDLLENYAIEGDQREGSQSAEDQIRRKQIFHEIEKEIQELPARQREAFLMRYWEEMDVAETAAAMGCSEGSVKTHCFRAIQTLSKALKAKGIEL from the coding sequence TTGGCCTCCGAACAAGAACTGTCAGATTTCCTCAAGAGCGTAGACAAACGTGCTTTCAAGCGCACGGTCTATCACGTTCGCGATGAGGAGGCCGCACTGGATATCGTCCAGGACAGCATGATCAAACTGGCCGAGCATTATGGGGATAAGCCCATCAACGAGCTGCCGATGCTGTTTCAGCGCATCCTCTCGAACAGCACGCTTGATTGGTTCCGCCGACAAAAAACTCGTAACGCTTTGTTCACGAGTCTCAGCGACTTTGAAAGCTCGAGTGACGACGCTGGTGATTTTGACCTGCTGGAGAACTACGCCATCGAGGGCGATCAGCGAGAAGGCAGCCAGAGCGCGGAAGACCAGATCCGTCGCAAGCAGATCTTCCATGAAATAGAAAAAGAGATACAGGAGTTGCCTGCGCGTCAACGAGAAGCCTTTCTCATGCGTTACTGGGAGGAAATGGATGTTGCAGAAACGGCCGCAGCGATGGGTTGCTCCGAGGGCAGCGTCAAAACGCACTGCTTCCGCGCCATTCAAACGCTGAGCAAGGCACTGAAGGCAAAAGGAATCGAGCTATGA